The Maridesulfovibrio hydrothermalis AM13 = DSM 14728 DNA window TGAAGAAGACGAGAATAGGGAACCTGTGATTGTTGAATCCGATTCCTTTGTGCCCAAGCCTATGAGTATTGATGAAGCTGCAATGCAGCTCCAGACTCTGGACCATGAATTCCTCGTATTCCGAAATGCTGATAACGAAGCTATTAATGTAATCTACCGCCGGAACAACGGCGATTTCGGTTTGATCGACCCGGGATACTAACTGATGAATATAAGTGATAATCTGGTTAAGGACCTTGTCATTCATGAACTTGCAAGTTCTGGAAAGGCTGAAGTTCTGAAAGAAATGGTTTCCGCACTCAAGGCGACAGGCTTTGAGTTTGATGTGGAAAAGGCTTTAGGGGTCCTGAATGATCGAGAAAAACTCGGAACAACCGGCATAGGGGATGGCATCGCCATCCCCCACGGTAAACTGGAATGTCTTGAAGAGATTGTTGTCATCGTAGGCAGAAGCCGTGACGGTGTTGATTTTGAATCTCTGGACATGAAGCCGTGCAAGATATTTTTTATGGTTCTGGCTCCCGAACAGGGAGCCGGAGCACATTTAAAGGTTCTGGCACAAATCTCCCGCCAGCTAAAAGATGAAGCCTTCAGACAGGCTTTTATCGATACCAACGATAAACAGGAACTGCTGAATCTTCTTGGAGTCTCATAATTCGCAGCTCTTTATGAATATACAA harbors:
- a CDS encoding PTS sugar transporter subunit IIA gives rise to the protein MNISDNLVKDLVIHELASSGKAEVLKEMVSALKATGFEFDVEKALGVLNDREKLGTTGIGDGIAIPHGKLECLEEIVVIVGRSRDGVDFESLDMKPCKIFFMVLAPEQGAGAHLKVLAQISRQLKDEAFRQAFIDTNDKQELLNLLGVS